In Terriglobales bacterium, the genomic stretch TCTTCATTTTCCTGGTGTTGGCCGCCATCAGGGTCATCAGCGGGAAACACTCCATCCAGAGCACGTGCGAATCGAACATCCAGCCGTACTCGAAGCCGGCAGCCTCGGCCTGGCGCGTCAGGCCGACGATGCGCTCGACCGTCATGTCGGGCTTGAAGGTGATACCGAACTTCATCACAGCCCTCCCCTGCGGAAAACCCCTCAAGAGGCGCGGATTCTAGCACACAGTGTGGCATATGCGCTGTTCCAGCCCAACTGCGTAAGCCTCGGAAAACGCTTCCGAATAAACCCAGATTTAAAGACGCACCAACCCAGCGCGAGCGCAGCGAGCCCGGCATGCTTCGCCAGCCCAACGCGTGAGCGTTGGGTAGGGTCGCAAACCAAACCAGCCCGAGCGCACGCGAGGCCGACACGATGTTGGTGAGGCCGACAGCCCGAATCACTCTGCGATCAACATCAAGACATCCAACCGCGCGGCGGCGTCGCAATGTGGCGAAACCCTGTATTGGCGTTACAATGGCGCGCTGCAAGGACTAGACCGGAGACGCCCTCATGGCATTCGACACCATCATCGCCAACGGCACTATTGCCACTGCGGTAGATACCTGCAACGCTGATATCGGCATCAGCGACGGCAAAATTTCCGCCATCGCCGCCTCGCTGCCGCGCGAGCAGGGCAAGAAGATCATCGACGCCAAAGGCAAGTACGTTTTCCCCGGCGGTATTGATGTCCACACCCATCTCGATATGCCCTTCGGCGGCACCACCAGTTCCGACGACTTTGATACCGGCACGCGCGCCGCGCTCTTTGGCGGCACCACCACGCTGATTGACTTCGCCATCCAGGGTAAGGGCCAGAGCCTCCACCAGGCATTCGACACGTGGATGAAGAAAGCCGACGGCAAGGCCAACTGCGATTACGGATTCCACTGCATCATCACCGACCTGCCCGACGCCTGCGTTGACGAAATGGGAGTGATGGTGCGCGAGGGGGTGCCGACATTCAAGCTGTTCATGGCCTATCCCGGCGTGCTGATGCTCGACGACGGCAGCATCTTCAAAGCGCTGCGCGCGACCGCAAAAAACGGCGGCATGGTTTGCATGCACGCGGAAAACGGCAGCGCTATCGACGTCATCGTCAAGCAGGCGCTGGCGGAGGGCAAAACCGCGCCCAAATATCACGCCCTCACTCGCCCCACCACTGCCGAAGCAGAGGCCGTCAGCCGCGCGGTAGCGTTGTCGGAGATGGCGGGCGCGCCGCTCTACATCGTGCACCTCAGTTGCAACGACGCGCTCGAGAAAGTTCGCGAGGCACGCGATCGCGGACTGCCGGTATACGCCGAGACCTGCCCGCAATACCTCTATCTCTCCCTGGAAAATTTCGACGCTCCCGGCTTTGAAGGGGCGAAGTACGTGTTCACTCCGCCGCTGCGCGAAAAATGGCACCTGGAAAAACTCTGGGAAGGCTTGAAGCACGATCATCTGCAAGTGGTCTCCACCGACCACTGCCCGTTCTGCTTCAAGGAGCAGAAGGAACTCGGCAAGGATGACTTCACCAAGATTCCCAACGGCGGGCCCGGCATCGAGCACCGCATGAGCCTGGTGTACTCCGGCGGCGTGGCCGGCGGACGCTTCAACGTGAACCGTTTCGTGGAACTGGTCTCCACTACGCCGGCCAAACTGTTCGGCCTTTACCCGCGCAAGGGAGCGATCGCGGTGGGCAGCGATGCCGACCTGGTCATCTTCGACCCCAAGCGCAAGCACACCATCAGCGCCACGACGCACCACATGCGGGTGGATTACAGCATGTTCGAAGGGATCACCGTGACCGGCATGCCGGAGTTGGTGATGTCACGCGGGCGCGTGGTCGTGGAGGGTGATCAATTCCACGGCAAGGCAGGCGCCGGGAATTTCATGAAGCGCTCCGCTTACTCAGGCGTGTAGAAAAAGCAGCTATAGATTTCAAGGATGACAGATCGGAAGAAGATCGGTCAGTCTCTGCGATCGCGCCCAGGGACTGACCGACTGTGGCAGTCTTTCTTTTCAGTGCTGGTGGTACTCATATTCCCGGTAGAGCGTGTACACCAGGTGAGCAGTCGCGCCGGCGACTTTTTCCTGGTACTCGGTATCGACAATCTGGATTCGGCCGTGCTGTTGTTCCGCGATGCGTTCGGCCTCTTCCTTGCTGTCGGCATCGCCCTTGTAATCGCGCCATCCGCCCGCGGCAGCGGCCGGATCAAATGCAAACACTAGAAAACGTTTCAGTGCCATAGTTCCCTGCCTATTGAACTGCGCACAGGATTTTAGCAGGTCTTTCGCTTCCATTCCCGCCTCATTCGCCGGCAGTCACGGTGTTGGCGCGCATTGCCGAACTCGCGAAGCGCGGCGAGTTCCGACAGGATTTTTCCTTGACCCTTCTGCTATCATTGCCAACTTCCCGACACGGGGAACGCTACGGGGGAGACTTGCCTAGCCAGCGACAGGTCAGATGGGCGCAGTTGCGCGTCGGTTTGGTAGTCATCTTCGCCAGTATCACCCTCATTGTTCTGGTCTTCCTGATGACCGGACCGAGCGGCCTGTTCACCAAGAAAATTGTAGTCAGCACTTTTTTCAATAACGCCGGCGGATTGCGTGTGGGTGCCCCGGTACGTCTGGAAGGCGTCGACGTCGGCAACGTTAACGCCATCACCGTTGTCCCCAGTCACGGCCTGACCCCGGTCCAAGTGAGGATGAAACTGAGCACCCGCTTTCCGGGGGCGCTCAAGAAGGACTCGGTCGCCAGCCTTTCCACCGCAGGCGTGCTGGGTGAGACCTTTGTCGACATCGACAGCCGCGGCGCCACCGGCCCGCCCGCGCAGAACGGCGACACGCTGACCGGGAAAGCAAGCTCGCAATTGCAGGACGTGGTGCAAGCCAGCCAGAGCACTCTCGAGAACGTGGACGTCTTGGTTCGCCGCGTCGATCGCATCCTGACCCAGATTGAGAGCGGAAACGGGTCTATCGGCAAGCTGATTTACGACGAGAAGCTCTACGAGCGCCTCAATACCACGCTCACGGAAGTGCAAAGCATGGTCACGCAGATCAGCCAGGGCCGGGGCAGCGTGGGCAAGCTGATTGCCAGCGACGAGCTTTACAACAAGGCTACCGGCGCCATCGACAACCTGAACAAGGTCATCGACGAGATCAACAGCGGCCAAGGCACCATCGGCAAGTTCATCAAGGATCCCTCGCTGTACAACAATGCCAATGCCACCATCGCGAAGGCCAATGCGCTCATGGCCGACATCAACGCGGGCAAGGGCGCGCTCGGCAAGTTCGCGCAGGACCCCGAGTTTGCGCGCAAGCTCGATAACACCATGACCAAACTGTCCTCCATTGCCGACAAGGTCGATTCCGACAAGGGCACTGCCGGGCTCCTGCTCACCGATCCCAAGGTCTACAACAACACCGACCAGATGCTTTTGGAGACACGCAACCTGGTGAAGGCCATCCGCGAGAACCCAAAGAAGTACCTGACCATCCACTTTAAAGTTTTCTAGGCCCTTGTTGTGCCAGGATTGTTCTTCCCGTCGGAGCTCGTCCCTTCCTGCTTGAGCCCTGCGGCTCGCGCCTGTACACTCATTCGTTTTGTGATTCGACCTGAGGACCCTATGCGTACTTTTTCTATCGTCGCCATTTGCCTGCTGCTCATCTCCTGTTCCTTCGCGCAAACCAGAACACCGGCGAACCCGGCCGGGCTCAGCCTCCCCGCCGACCTGCCCAACATCCCGGTGTTCGACCTCAGCGCCATGGACAAGTCCGTCGACGCGTGCGTGGATTTCTATAAGTACGCCTGCGGCGGGTGGATGAAGAAGAATCCCGTTCCGCCTGACCAGGCCATCTGGGGCCGCTTCAGCGAACTGCAGGAACGCAATCGCGACGTCCTGCATGCCATCCTGGAATTTGCCGCCAAGCCTGATCCCAAGCGGAATGCGGTGATGCAGAAGATCGGCGATTTTTATGCCTCCTGCATGGACGAGCAGAAGGCGAACGCCGCCGGCAGCAAGCCGCTGCAACCCGTTTTCGATCGCATCGACAAGATCAGCAGCCGCGAGGACCTCGTCAAGACCATGGCCTACCTGCATGTCCTCGGGGTAAATGCCGCATTCCGCTTCGGTCCCGAAGCCGACCTGCACCACTCGACGATGCAGATTGCCGCCGTGCACCAGGGCGGTCTCGGGCTGCCGGATCGCGACTACTATCTCAAGGACGATGCCAAGTCAGTCGAACAGCGCGAGAAATATGTCGGGCATATAGCCAGGATCTTTGAGCTGCTCGGCGACAATGGGCAAACCGCCGCCGCCAAAGCCAAAACCGTGATGACCATCGAGACGGCGCTGGCCCAAGCCGCCATGGACCGGGTCGCGTTTCGCAACCCCGAAAACCGCGATCATCCGATGACGCAGCAGCAATTGGCGGAACTGGCGCCGGGGCTGGATTTCAATCAGTACTTCACCGCCACGGGCGCGCCGGCTATCAGCAAGGTGAACGTGGTAGCGCCCGATTTCTTCAAGGCGCTGAACGGTCAGATTGACTCCGTGCCGCTGAATGACTGGAAGACCTACTTGCGCTGGCACCTGGTTCACACCTACGCTCCATGGCTCTCGGCGCCGTTCGTCGAGGAAAACTTCCGCTTTTACAACCAGTACCTGGAAGGCCAGAAAGAACAACAACCCCGGTGGAAGCGGTGCGTTCGCCTCACCGACAGCCGGCTCGGGGAAGCTCTGGGACAGCCTTACGTGGACCTGACCTTCGGCGTGGAAGGCAAGCAGCACACGCTGAAGATGGTGACCGAGATCGAGAAAGCGATGGGCGAAGATCTTCAGTCGCTGTCCTGGATGACGCCGGAAACCAGGAAAGCCGCCGCCGTCAAGCTGGCTGCGATCACCAACAAGATCGGCTATCCCGACAACTGGCGCGATTACTCCATGCTGCAAATCGTTCGCGGCGACTTTCTCACTGACCTGGAGCGCGCCGACCAGTTCGAACGGATGCGGCAGCTGAATAAAATCGGCAAACCGACGGACAAGCTGGAATGGGGAATGTCACCGCCCACGGTCAATGCGTATTACAACCCGCCGCAGAACAACATCAATTTCCCGGCGGGAATCCTTCAGCCGCCGTTCTACGACAACAAAATGGACGATGCGGTCAACTTCGGCGCCATCGGGGCCGTCATCGGTCACGAACTTACGCACGGCTTCGACGACCAAGGGAGCAAGTACGATGGGGGCGGAGACCTGCGGAACTGGTGGACCCCCACCGACAAGGCGGAATTTGAGAAGAGAACGTCGTGCATCTCCGATGAGTACGACCAGTTCGTCGCGGTCGATGATGTCCACCTGAAGGGACGATTGACGCTAGGCGAAAACACGGCCGATAACGGCGGCCTCCGCATTTCGCTGATGGCTCTGCACAACAAGATGAAAGAGGAAAATCAGCCCCCCAAGCAGATTGACGGCTTCACTCCCGACCAGCGCTTCTTCATCTCGTTCGCACAGGTGTGGTGCCAGAACGTGACCCCGGAGCAGTCGCGCCTGCGCGCGCTCACCGATCCCCATTCGCCGGGACAGTACCGTGTCAAGGGGGTCGTCTCCAACATGCCGGAGTTCCAGAAGACCTGGGGCTGCAACCCCGGCCAGCCCATGGTCCGGGAAAATGCTTGCCGTGTGTGGTGAGGTGCAACGGCCCATCACCCCAATTAAAAGGCCTGGTTGGGCCAGGCCTTTGCTGAAAACTTAGGCCCTCTCAGAAGATGCCGAGCTTCTTTTTCCGCTTTAACTTTTCTTTCGCGCCGGGCGTGTCGGAGGCGACGATCACGGGCTGCGTCTGGTTCGGGCTAGCCCCGGAATCCACAAATCCCGGCTTAATGTCGATGAATGCATTTTCGCGCAGCTTGGTTAGGTATTCGCGCAATGCGGGCTGCAGCTTCTGGTAGTAGATCGCCTCCTGGATGTTGGGCTCGACGGTTTTCAGCGGGGGCACGCCCGCCGCCGTGTGCTCGGTCACTTTCAAAATGACGAATCCCTGCTTCGTGCGGATGACGTCGGTCACGTCACCAGGTTTCATGGCGAACGTCCGGTCTTCCAACTCCTTGGCCATGGTGCCGCGCTTGAATTCGCCCAAATCGCCGCCCTGCGCTGCCGACGGACCTTGCGACAATTTCTTGGCGACGTCTTCAAATTTTTCCCCGGCCTTGATCGCCGCCAGCGCTTCCTGGGCTTTTTTCTGCGCGGCTTCGAGTTGCTGCGCGTCCGGCGGCGCCGGGTTGTTCTTGTCCACGCTGGGCTGCTGCGTGGAAATCAGAATTTCGCTCAGCCGGACGGTTTCCGGTCTCTGGAAGTCCTTCTGATGCTCGTCGTAAAACTTCTTGATCTCCTCCGGCATGACCTGCACGTGGGAGCCCACTTCCCGCTGGATCACCTGCTGCGTGACGATCTGGTTTTTCAGGTTCTGCTTGAAATCCTCGTAGGAGACGCCCTGGGCCTCGGCCGCCTTCTGCAGCGCTTCCATGCTATCCAGGTTCATGTTCTTACGAATTTCGTCGAGACGCTTGATGACCTCGGTGTCGCCGGAAATGCCGAGGTCCTGCGCCTTCTGCACCAGCAACTGCTGGTCAATTACATCGCGGAGAATGTTCTTGTCGTTCTTCTTGACTTCCTCATCCGCCGCGGCGCCGGTCCCCATTTTTTCATGGACCTCCTGCACCATCTGCTCCCGGCTCTTGATCAACTCCGAACGGGTAATAATGGCGCTGTTGACGCGCGCGATGATTTCCTCGATGACGGAATCAGCGGCAAATGCGGCGGCGCAGGCCAGGCACAACCCGGCCAGCAGGACGGCGGACTTCTGGAAGATGCTTCTCATGGCAAAATGGCAACCTACTCTGGTTCTTCGGGACTGTATTTGAATTTTACATGGACGAGGCGGCCGCGGGCCAGCGCCGGACGGCGTTTTGTTATTCTTTATCTCTTCGAGGTTGCTCATGAAAATCTTCCTCATCGTCGGGGCGCTGCTGCTCGCCTCCTTCTCCGCCTCCGCTGCCGCGCAAGAGGCAAGCCAGAAAATTCCCGATCTCACGCAACTTGACCGCATGGCTGCACGCTTTGCGAGTACACCGCTGCGAGTGGAGATCTCGCGCCTGTCGTCCGGCGACCGGCAAGCGCTCGTCAAGTTGATCCAGGCGGCGCGCATTCTCAATTCCATCTTCATGAACCAGCTTTGGAGCGGCGACCTCGCCCTTTACCAGAAGCTGCAGACAGACAAGACTGCTCTCGGGCAAGCACGCCTGCACTACTTCTGGATCAACAAGGGACCGTGGTCCGACCTCGATGAGTTCCGCGCTTTCGTCCCCGGTGTTCCGGCACGCAAGCCGCTCGGCAGCAACTTCTACCCGCCCAATCTGACCAAGACGGCCTTTGAAGACTGGCTGGCGACGCTTCCGCCAGAGCAGCAGGAAGCAGCCAAAGGATTTTTCACCGTCATCCGCCAGCAGGGCGCAAAGCTGGGCTTGGTTCCGTACAGCCAGGAGTACCGTTCCGACTTGGAAAAATGCGCCGCGCTCCTCCGCGAGGCCGCCGCGCTGACCGATAACGCCTCGTTAAAGCGCTTCCTGAGCACGCGCGCCGACGCTTTCCTCTCCAACGATTATTACGAAAGCGACGTGGCGTGGATGGACCTGGACGCGCCGCTCGACATCACGTTCGGGCCCTACGAGACTTACAACGACGAGCTTTTCGGTTACAAGGCCGCCTTTGAGGCCTATATCAACCTTCGTGACGACGCTGAATCCTCCAAGCTCTCCGCCTTCGCGGGTGCGCTGCAAACCGTCGAAAACAATCTTCCTGAGGATCCGCAGTACCGCAATCCCAAGTTGGGTCCCGGCGCTCCCATCCGCGTGGTGAACGAAATCATCGCCAGCGGAGACGGCGCCCACGGCATTCAAACCGCCGCCTACAACTTGCCGAACGACGAGCGCGTGGTTGCGCAGAAAGGCTCCAAGCGCGTCATGCTGAAAAACGTGCAGGAAGCCAAGTTCCGCACCGTGCTGATTCCCATCGCTTCGCGGCTGTTGGTTGACCGCGAGCGCGCCGACGTCAGCTTCGAGCAGTTCTTCACCCATATCCTCTGCCATGAACTGATGCACGGCCTGGGCCCGCACCAGATCACCGTAGACGGCCAGGCTTCCAACCCGCGCTTGCAGCTGAAAGAGCTATACAGCGCCATCGAGGAGGCGAAGGCCGATGCCACAGGACTGTGGGCGCTGCAATTCATGATGGACCATGCCAAGGAGTTGAACCTGACCGGCGTTCTGCGCTCTGGACCGGCAGCCGAGCGCCAGCTCTACACTACGTTCCTGGCATCAGCGTTTCGCTCGCTACGTTTCGGTTCCGGCGACGCTCATGGCAAGGGGATGGCAATGCAGTTTAACTACCTGGTCGACCATGGCGGCTTCGCGCAGCAGCCGGACCGAACCTTCGCCGTCGATTTCAACAAGATCAAGGACGCGGTCCGCGACCTCACCCATGACCTGCTCACGGTCGAGGCCACCGGCGACTATGCCGGCGCGCAGAAGATGCTGGCGCTCGCCGTCATCCGCCCCAACGTCGCGCAGCAGTTGGCCCGGCTCTCCAATGTCCCGGTGGATATTGAGCCCATCTTCACCACCGCCGACGAGCTGGCGCCGGAACCAGGCAAGCAGGTGAAACCAGTTACCAAGCACAAAGGCAAGTCGTCGAACTCGAGCCGTAAACCTCGGGCACAGCAATAACGTGCGCTGACTGAGAGCTTCGACTCCGCTAAGTGATTGATTATCTGTGATAAGCGGAAAAACGCAGACCACCCCCCGCCAGCTGCCTGCGTCCAAGTAGCGGGAACAAGTCGCGTGCGGGAAGGCGAGATGCCGCCCTCCGAACCAGGGGTCCCCACCTCGACTGTTATTCCAATTTCGGAGGCTAATCATGAAACTGAAAATAGCAACCGGGCTGATGGCCCTGCTGATTTTTGCGTGCGCAGTTGCGGTAGCAAAATCGGATGATAACGACAACGAAGGCAAAGCCCGCACCCTGGCCGGCTGCCTGCAAAAGGGCGACGGCGCCAACGAGTTTGTGCTCACCGCGAAAGACGGTAGCACGTGGGAGCTGCGCAGCGACAACGTTGACCTGGCGCCGCACGTCGGGCATACCGTCAAGATCACCGGAACCGCATCGCGCGCTCATGCCAAGGCGCACGAGATGAAAGAAAAGACCAAGACCGAGATGCAGGAACACGGCATGGACAAGAACGCAACCGAGCATGGCCACCTGAAGGTCACCAACCTCAGCATGGTCAGCGAAAGCTGCAAGCCCTGAACCACTTGCGAAACCCAAAGGCCGCCCTCGGGCGGCCTTTGATTTTTTGGCGACTCGTAGCGAGTAACATGACCGGGGGGTGCGGCAATGAACAGCGATAAATCCCTTCGTCATTGGCTGGCGTGGCTGCTCGACGGGAAGGACGCACACGCCTCGTTCGATGACGCCGTCCGCGGCTTTCCGCCGAAGTTGCGCGGCGCAAAAGCCGAGAACCTGCCGCATACCGCTTGGCAACTGCTGGAACACATGCGGATCGCGCTGCATGACATCCTTGATTTCAGCATCAATCCTGAATACAAATCCCTCGCCTGGCCGGACAAGTACTGGCCGAAGAGCGCAACTCCTCCGGCGGGAGCTTGGAACAAAAGCGTGCGCCAGTATCGCGCCGACCTGGCAGCGATGCGCGAGCTGGTAATGAGCCCCAAGACCGACCTGCACGTGGCCATACCGTGGGGTGACGGTCAGACCATTCTGCGCGAAGCGCTGCTCATTGCCGACCACAACTCCTACCACCTCGGGCAGTTGATCCTGGTGCGCAAGGCGTTAGGCGCTTGGAAGGGGTGAGCTGGACACGGTTGCAATTCCGGAGCAGTCGCTGTCCCCGCTTATGGCTTTTTCTTTTTCTGGAAGAAGCCGCCGAGAATTCCGCCAATGCCGCTCTGCACGCCCTGCGCGGGCGCGGTTACCGTGTTGCCAATAAAGCCGCCCACGTCCGGCACGAAGATCGGGTTTTGCGTCGTGCCCTGGATGTAGAAAGGGATAGCCTTGTTGGTCTGGCCCAGGCCCGCGACTTTCTGCAGGCCCCCGACTAGGCTGGCGTTGCTGTTGAGCCTGGCGGTCATCTTGAAGTTCAGCGCGTTGGCATTGGAGAGCGTGCCGGCGCCGGTAACGGTGCCGAGTTCCGGCACGATGATGGTGAGCGAGTCGGCGCGAATGCCTTCGGGCGCGATGCGCAGGCGCGAGTTCATGGCTTGAATGGTGGTATCGGGGCTGCTGCGGATACCGGCGAGCGAGGCAATCGCCGACATCTTCGAGCCGAGATTGAAATTGGCGAGCTTGACGTTGGCCAGGTCGAGCGTGCCGGTGGTGACCAGCTTGTCGAGCGCGCCGTCGATGGCCAGGTTCGCCGTGACCGATCCGCCCTGCAGCGACGAGCCCGCGGGCAGCGCAACCCCGAGCGCGGGCAGAAGCCCGGCAACTTCGGTAATGGGCAGGTTCTGCCCGGTAAGCTTCATGTGAACGACGGTGTCTTCGCCGCGCCTCTGGTAATTGCCGCTGATAACGGTAACGGCGCTCCCGGTCTGCACTTCCCCGCGGGAGAGCGAACCTGCCAGGCGCTTCAAGTCGTATTCCGATGTATAGCTGAGCATGACCGGCTGGCGAGCCGGCGTGCCGGACTTAACCACGCGCAGGTCATGCGCCTTGGCGCTGCCTTCGCTTTTCAGGAATTTGCCGTCGGAGGAGATTGTGCCGGTGTAATCCATCACCCCGGCAAGACCGGAATCGGCAGCCAGAAAGCCGGTGCGTGACAGGTCCATGCTGGTGATGGACACGGAGGCTTGCAGCGGCGTGCGCGAGGCATCGGTGCGGTCGATCGGTCCGGCGTTGCCGTCCACTTTCAGCTTCCCGCCGCCCGGAGTGGCCGCTTCCAGCGTGAAAGGAATTGGCGATGCGTAGGAGATATTGCTGGCATCGACCGTGACGTCGTCATAGGTGAGCGGCTTCCTGCCGCCGGCAGCAACCGAGACCCGCCCGTGCACGACGCGCAGTTTCTGCACGGAAAAATTGGCGGCCGTGCTCGGGGATGTGCTGGCGGTCGAAGTCTTGGCTGCGCCAATCGTGGAGAAGTTCCATTTGCCGGAGTTGTTCTGAATCAGCGCAACCTCAGGATTGACGACGGTAATGGAGTGGATATTGAGCGTGCGCGAGAAGATGAGCGCCGCCAGGTCCACTCCCACATCGAGCGATTTGGCGCCCAGGAAAGGCTTGGAGCTGAAGGCGGGATCGTCGGCGATGGTGATATTTTCCGCGGAGACGCCGCCCGCCATCAGCGAGAGCGAGATGTGCCCGATCGTGACCTCGCGCGCAAGCGCGCTATGGAGTTCCGTCTGGATGCGCGGTCGGAAGGAATCCGCGTCGAAAAACAGCGGCAGTGCGACCGCAATGATGACGAGCAGACCGAGCAAAAGCCCGATGACGAGGAGAGCGCGCTTCATGGCGTGAAGCTTACCTCTGAGCAGCGCGCGAGGCTAGAGGGAAGAAAGATTACTTGCGCGCCAGGGATTGCATGTCGGCGTCGTTGGCGGGGAGGAAGTAGCCGACCACGATGGCCATGCCCTCGGCATTGGCCTGGCGCGGGTTGCCATACTTGGCCTGCACCGCAACCTCATCGCCTTTTTTCAGGGGAAAGCCGCCGCGGTCCAAAAATACCACCACCGGCATGGACTGGATATGACCTTCACCGTCGAGCGTGGAATCCAACTTCGCGATCGATTGCTTCTGGGTTTCGTCGGAGAGCACAAGCTGCTCACCGTAGTCATGCATATGGCCGCCGACGCCAAGCAGCCGGCCGGAAAAATTCACCGCAATTTCGGCGTTCATGGTCATGCCGCCGCTAACGATCGGGAAGCTGGAGTCGCCGCACTGCTTGACGTCAAACCAGGCCGGGTAAACGCTCTTCAGCGACGCCGTTTCTGGCTGATATTCCATGCGCACCACCAGCCACGCGCTCGGATAATCCTGCCCCGTAGGGTTGTGAAACATGGTGGTCACGCGGATGCGATCGCCTTTGTGCACGCGGTAGCCAAAACCGGGCAGCGCCGGCCAGTCGTTCATCTCGCCGCCGGCGCCGAAAATGTGCTCCTCTTTGTTGGGACAAAGAAAATCGGAGCGGCGCGTGTTCCAGAAGGCAACGTGATGCAGCATGCGTCCCGGAAGTTTGTTGCCGGCATCGTCCACCAGCGCAGGATGGTAGGCGGTAATCCATCCGTCGAACGGAATGGTGAGGAACTGGGGCAGAGGCTGATGGGTGGCGGTGTGATCGGTGTGCGCGGGCAGATACAACGGCCCCAGCTTCGCCGTGATCTCGCGCTTGTCGGTGTCGGAACTGAGGGACAGCATGGCGTGCGAAACCCTGGGCATGGCATGGTGCTCATGCTGCGCCGCCGCAGAGGTGGTTAGCGCCGCCACAAAAAGGAGACCGATGGTTCGCTTCACGTTCATCAGGCGTGGGTCGTCCGAGCCCGTTTTGCGCTCTTGGTAAGGATAGACAAAATTTCCTGCAATCCCTGCCGCACTCGTCTCAATCCATCGGTCGGGGCCCGCCGAGGAAATGGCAGCCCGACCTGGCCCTTGACTGCCTTGGCCTCCGTCCGCAATTGCTGCCGGGCGCCGGCAATGGTGAAACCGTGATCGTAGAGCAGGGCTTTGATGCGCAGCACATTTTCCAGGTCACGCTGCCGGTACATGCGCTGGCCGGTACTGCTCTTGATCGGCTTGAGCTGGGGGAATTCAGTCTCCCAGAACCGCAGCACGTACGCCGGCAAGCGGCAAAGCCGCGAAACCTCTCCAATACGGAAGTAGAGTTTGTCGGGGATGAGCACCTCTTCGCCCCGCTTCTTGCCCGCTGATTTTGCTGTCGCCATCTGCCCTCTTTTTGTGATTGCTGGTGGTAATAGGGTTGCTCGCCCCTGGCTCACCGGGTATCAGCCTGCGTTTTCTAGCACGATGCAGCCCCCAGGACAACTCCTCTGTTCAGCTTGGCCTCAAATTCAGCAGGCACGATGCTAGGTGAGGTGTAATCTTGGTACCCGGTCTTGGGGCTCCGCAGCGGTTTCTCTTCGTTTCAATCGTAATCCTGACCTTAATTCTGCTCAACGCCTGCGGCGGCACTACCTCCACCGCCGGCGGCGCTACGCCGGGCGGAGGAACGGCAAACGTCACGGTGCAACTGCAGGCTTCGCCGGCATCGGTTCCGGTAGGCCAATCGACCACGCTTACTTGGAGCACGACGAATGCAAGCGCGGTTTCGCTGACGCCGGGGGGAAGCGCCAACATGCCCCTGGCGGGCAACCTGAAGGTCTCGCCCACGACGACGACAACCTACACTATCACCGCGATGGGCACGCACGGTGATACTGCCACGGCGACGGCGACGGTCATCGTAACACCGGCTCCG encodes the following:
- the hydA gene encoding dihydropyrimidinase yields the protein MAFDTIIANGTIATAVDTCNADIGISDGKISAIAASLPREQGKKIIDAKGKYVFPGGIDVHTHLDMPFGGTTSSDDFDTGTRAALFGGTTTLIDFAIQGKGQSLHQAFDTWMKKADGKANCDYGFHCIITDLPDACVDEMGVMVREGVPTFKLFMAYPGVLMLDDGSIFKALRATAKNGGMVCMHAENGSAIDVIVKQALAEGKTAPKYHALTRPTTAEAEAVSRAVALSEMAGAPLYIVHLSCNDALEKVREARDRGLPVYAETCPQYLYLSLENFDAPGFEGAKYVFTPPLREKWHLEKLWEGLKHDHLQVVSTDHCPFCFKEQKELGKDDFTKIPNGGPGIEHRMSLVYSGGVAGGRFNVNRFVELVSTTPAKLFGLYPRKGAIAVGSDADLVIFDPKRKHTISATTHHMRVDYSMFEGITVTGMPELVMSRGRVVVEGDQFHGKAGAGNFMKRSAYSGV
- a CDS encoding MlaD family protein, whose amino-acid sequence is MPSQRQVRWAQLRVGLVVIFASITLIVLVFLMTGPSGLFTKKIVVSTFFNNAGGLRVGAPVRLEGVDVGNVNAITVVPSHGLTPVQVRMKLSTRFPGALKKDSVASLSTAGVLGETFVDIDSRGATGPPAQNGDTLTGKASSQLQDVVQASQSTLENVDVLVRRVDRILTQIESGNGSIGKLIYDEKLYERLNTTLTEVQSMVTQISQGRGSVGKLIASDELYNKATGAIDNLNKVIDEINSGQGTIGKFIKDPSLYNNANATIAKANALMADINAGKGALGKFAQDPEFARKLDNTMTKLSSIADKVDSDKGTAGLLLTDPKVYNNTDQMLLETRNLVKAIRENPKKYLTIHFKVF
- a CDS encoding M13 family metallopeptidase translates to MRTFSIVAICLLLISCSFAQTRTPANPAGLSLPADLPNIPVFDLSAMDKSVDACVDFYKYACGGWMKKNPVPPDQAIWGRFSELQERNRDVLHAILEFAAKPDPKRNAVMQKIGDFYASCMDEQKANAAGSKPLQPVFDRIDKISSREDLVKTMAYLHVLGVNAAFRFGPEADLHHSTMQIAAVHQGGLGLPDRDYYLKDDAKSVEQREKYVGHIARIFELLGDNGQTAAAKAKTVMTIETALAQAAMDRVAFRNPENRDHPMTQQQLAELAPGLDFNQYFTATGAPAISKVNVVAPDFFKALNGQIDSVPLNDWKTYLRWHLVHTYAPWLSAPFVEENFRFYNQYLEGQKEQQPRWKRCVRLTDSRLGEALGQPYVDLTFGVEGKQHTLKMVTEIEKAMGEDLQSLSWMTPETRKAAAVKLAAITNKIGYPDNWRDYSMLQIVRGDFLTDLERADQFERMRQLNKIGKPTDKLEWGMSPPTVNAYYNPPQNNINFPAGILQPPFYDNKMDDAVNFGAIGAVIGHELTHGFDDQGSKYDGGGDLRNWWTPTDKAEFEKRTSCISDEYDQFVAVDDVHLKGRLTLGENTADNGGLRISLMALHNKMKEENQPPKQIDGFTPDQRFFISFAQVWCQNVTPEQSRLRALTDPHSPGQYRVKGVVSNMPEFQKTWGCNPGQPMVRENACRVW
- a CDS encoding peptidylprolyl isomerase, producing MRSIFQKSAVLLAGLCLACAAAFAADSVIEEIIARVNSAIITRSELIKSREQMVQEVHEKMGTGAAADEEVKKNDKNILRDVIDQQLLVQKAQDLGISGDTEVIKRLDEIRKNMNLDSMEALQKAAEAQGVSYEDFKQNLKNQIVTQQVIQREVGSHVQVMPEEIKKFYDEHQKDFQRPETVRLSEILISTQQPSVDKNNPAPPDAQQLEAAQKKAQEALAAIKAGEKFEDVAKKLSQGPSAAQGGDLGEFKRGTMAKELEDRTFAMKPGDVTDVIRTKQGFVILKVTEHTAAGVPPLKTVEPNIQEAIYYQKLQPALREYLTKLRENAFIDIKPGFVDSGASPNQTQPVIVASDTPGAKEKLKRKKKLGIF
- a CDS encoding DUF5818 domain-containing protein yields the protein MKLKIATGLMALLIFACAVAVAKSDDNDNEGKARTLAGCLQKGDGANEFVLTAKDGSTWELRSDNVDLAPHVGHTVKITGTASRAHAKAHEMKEKTKTEMQEHGMDKNATEHGHLKVTNLSMVSESCKP
- a CDS encoding DinB family protein; this encodes MNSDKSLRHWLAWLLDGKDAHASFDDAVRGFPPKLRGAKAENLPHTAWQLLEHMRIALHDILDFSINPEYKSLAWPDKYWPKSATPPAGAWNKSVRQYRADLAAMRELVMSPKTDLHVAIPWGDGQTILREALLIADHNSYHLGQLILVRKALGAWKG